From a region of the Pseudanabaena sp. ABRG5-3 genome:
- a CDS encoding CmpA/NrtA family ABC transporter substrate-binding protein, with translation MSNLKNNISRRRFIATAGVTALSSVLLKGCLGNPPEDTPTISSANATKINLPPEQVPETTKVKLGYLPIVEAAALIVAKEKGFFAKYGMTDVDLSKQANWGAARDNVKLGSSAGGIDGGQWQMPMPYLISEGIITDNLKIPMYVLLQLNTQGNGIAIAGKHKGKNIGLKIDKAKDLFEKTKSEGAKFKAAYTFPKVNQDFWIRYWLAANGVDPDADVELLTVPSAQTVANMKTGTMDAFSTGDPWPYRIVKEKIGFVSALTAEIWKAHPEEYLAMRADWVDKNPKATKALLKGIMEAQQWCDNFDNRKELVQIVATQNYFGVSPDILEDPMMGKYDMGDGRTIDDKSMAPLYWKDAKGNVSYPYQSHDLWFLTESVRWGFLPKDSLAKAKDLIKKVNREDIWREAAKEAGFSDIPTSTSRGIEEFFDGTKFDPENPQAYLDSLKIKKV, from the coding sequence ATGTCTAATTTAAAAAACAATATTTCACGGAGACGATTTATAGCTACGGCTGGAGTTACTGCTCTTAGCTCAGTACTTCTCAAAGGATGTCTTGGTAATCCTCCCGAAGATACCCCAACTATAAGTTCTGCTAATGCTACTAAAATAAATTTACCTCCTGAGCAAGTTCCTGAAACAACAAAAGTCAAACTTGGTTATCTACCAATTGTTGAAGCAGCAGCACTAATTGTTGCCAAAGAGAAAGGTTTCTTTGCAAAGTATGGCATGACTGATGTTGATCTTTCCAAGCAAGCCAACTGGGGAGCTGCGAGAGACAATGTCAAACTTGGTTCGTCAGCAGGTGGAATTGATGGCGGTCAATGGCAAATGCCAATGCCCTACTTGATTTCTGAAGGAATTATCACCGATAACCTCAAAATCCCTATGTATGTGCTGTTGCAGTTAAACACACAGGGTAATGGTATTGCGATCGCAGGCAAGCATAAAGGCAAAAATATAGGTCTGAAAATCGATAAAGCCAAGGATTTATTTGAAAAGACCAAATCTGAAGGTGCGAAATTCAAAGCTGCTTACACCTTCCCAAAAGTAAACCAAGACTTTTGGATTCGCTACTGGCTAGCTGCTAATGGTGTTGATCCTGATGCTGATGTCGAATTGTTAACCGTACCTTCGGCACAAACCGTAGCCAACATGAAAACTGGCACGATGGACGCTTTCAGTACAGGCGACCCTTGGCCCTATCGCATCGTCAAAGAGAAGATCGGCTTTGTTTCTGCACTTACCGCCGAAATTTGGAAAGCCCACCCTGAAGAGTATTTAGCAATGCGTGCGGACTGGGTAGATAAGAATCCCAAAGCAACCAAGGCTTTGCTCAAAGGAATTATGGAAGCACAACAATGGTGTGATAACTTCGACAATCGTAAAGAACTAGTCCAAATCGTTGCCACTCAAAATTACTTTGGAGTCTCTCCTGATATTCTTGAAGACCCAATGATGGGCAAGTATGACATGGGTGATGGTCGCACTATTGATGATAAGAGCATGGCTCCCCTTTATTGGAAAGATGCTAAGGGCAATGTTTCCTATCCCTATCAAAGCCATGACCTTTGGTTCTTAACTGAGAGTGTACGTTGGGGCTTCTTACCCAAGGATTCCCTAGCCAAAGCCAAGGATTTAATTAAGAAGGTCAACCGTGAGGATATCTGGCGCGAAGCCGCTAAGGAAGCAGGTTTCTCTGATATTCCCACTAGTACCTCTCGCGGTATTGAGGAATTCTTTGATGGCACGAAATTCGATCCTGAAAATCCTCAAGCCTATCTCGACAGCCTAAAGATCAAGAAGGTATAG
- a CDS encoding iron uptake porin encodes MKIDTKLGLLLLSLPLSLGAISLSAEAKPANPSTTPSTVAFTETTTASVAPISSESSESPLKAIANDPIAQNVTSVSQLSDVRPTDWAFTALQSLVERYGCIAGYPDRTFRGKQATSRYEFAAGLNACLDKINEIISAGLADKVSKEDLATLQKLQEEFAAELATLRGRVDALDAKTAKLEAQQFSTTTKLSGEAIFSVSGATGANPTGGTNTNIVFNNRVRLNLLTSFSGKDLLITGLQATNINSLAAPLGYADTTLNSSSNVRLGFENQFLNFNPSNSNTSASNSVNLYKLLYIFPVADKLTMFAGSNAEVSDAFPAISPFASESQGSISRFGQGLNAATRVSGGTSGTGLAAAVGFIWTPSDQVDFRALYGSVNSAIAANSPTTLLGAGFFGGSTIAAAQLTLKPTSNLDIGLNYANSYHQINILGTGLASADINAINVGAGNNINDPIKLNSIGSTLTWRITPKIAFNLSGAWIFANLTNKDASTTFTSWMTGFHFSDVFNEGNTAGLLFGQPLVRNAVGGLATIPTGFTATPYQLEGYFNFKVSKNISVTPGVFFVFNPEGINNAPTATVGVVRTTFTF; translated from the coding sequence GTGAAAATTGATACGAAGCTTGGATTACTTCTACTCAGCTTGCCCCTATCTTTGGGAGCGATATCTCTATCAGCCGAAGCAAAGCCCGCTAATCCTTCAACGACTCCTTCGACAGTCGCATTCACTGAAACCACAACTGCTTCAGTTGCGCCAATTTCTAGTGAATCTAGTGAATCCCCACTTAAAGCGATCGCTAATGATCCCATTGCTCAGAATGTCACATCGGTTTCTCAACTATCGGATGTACGTCCTACGGATTGGGCTTTTACCGCACTCCAATCGCTAGTTGAGCGCTATGGCTGCATCGCAGGCTATCCCGATCGCACATTTCGCGGCAAACAAGCAACCTCACGCTACGAGTTTGCGGCTGGTTTAAATGCTTGTCTTGACAAGATCAATGAGATTATTTCGGCGGGCTTGGCTGACAAGGTTAGTAAAGAAGATCTCGCAACCTTGCAAAAGCTCCAAGAGGAATTTGCTGCGGAACTTGCAACTTTGAGAGGTCGTGTTGATGCTCTTGATGCGAAGACTGCCAAGCTTGAGGCTCAACAGTTTTCTACAACCACTAAACTGAGTGGCGAAGCAATTTTCAGCGTGTCGGGGGCAACAGGAGCTAATCCTACTGGTGGCACAAACACCAACATTGTGTTTAATAACCGTGTCCGCCTGAACCTATTAACCAGTTTCTCTGGTAAGGACTTATTGATTACAGGCTTGCAAGCTACCAATATCAATAGCCTAGCTGCACCTTTAGGTTATGCCGATACTACCCTCAATAGCTCTAGTAATGTCCGCTTGGGCTTTGAGAATCAATTCCTCAATTTCAATCCATCTAACTCCAATACATCAGCCTCTAACTCAGTCAATCTTTACAAGCTACTTTACATTTTCCCCGTTGCTGACAAGTTGACAATGTTTGCAGGTTCTAACGCAGAAGTTTCCGATGCTTTCCCTGCGATTAGCCCCTTTGCTAGTGAAAGTCAAGGCTCGATCTCTCGCTTTGGTCAGGGTCTCAATGCTGCAACCCGTGTATCTGGCGGTACATCTGGTACTGGTCTAGCTGCTGCCGTTGGTTTCATTTGGACTCCTTCTGATCAGGTTGACTTCCGTGCTTTATATGGCAGTGTTAACTCAGCGATCGCCGCTAACAGCCCCACTACTCTACTTGGTGCTGGCTTCTTTGGTGGTAGTACCATTGCGGCTGCTCAATTAACCCTCAAGCCCACTTCCAATCTTGATATCGGACTGAACTATGCCAATAGCTATCACCAGATCAATATTTTGGGAACCGGCTTAGCTTCCGCAGACATTAATGCAATTAATGTAGGAGCAGGAAACAATATTAATGACCCAATTAAATTAAATTCTATTGGTTCAACTTTGACATGGCGGATTACTCCCAAGATTGCTTTTAACCTATCTGGCGCTTGGATCTTTGCCAATCTTACTAATAAGGATGCTTCCACCACCTTTACTAGTTGGATGACTGGATTTCATTTCAGTGATGTATTTAATGAAGGCAACACGGCTGGTCTTCTCTTTGGACAGCCTCTAGTACGTAATGCTGTTGGTGGACTTGCCACAATTCCCACTGGGTTTACCGCCACACCCTATCAATTGGAAGGATATTTCAATTTTAAAGTTTCTAAAAACATCAGCGTTACCCCTGGCGTGTTCTTTGTGTTTAATCCAGAAGGCATCAATAATGCACCTACCGCAACTGTCGGTGTGGTAAGGACTACATTCACATTCTAA